The nucleotide sequence CCATCAGTGCCAGGCGAATAAAATGCGCGTCTTTATAACCGTTGCACACCACCACACCTTTATGGGTTCCAAGCTGTGCGAGTACTGCAATGAGTTCTGGCTTACTGCCCGCTTCCAGCCCCAAACGTTCAACTCCGGCCTGCTGCTGGCCTGTTAACAGTTGCTCCACCACCGGCTGTTGCTGGTTCACCTTGATCGGGTAGACCGGCGTAAAACCGCCGTTGTAATCCAGCTCGTCACGGGCCTGCTGAAACGCGCTGACCAGTGACTGTACTCTGTGATGCAGAATGCCCGGAAAACGCACCAGCACCGGCAGACGCAGGCCAGCACTTTTTAGCTGCTCACCTAACTGGTTTAAGTTAACGCCATTGCCGTTATCAGCCTGTGGATGAATACATAACTCACCTGCCGCATTGACCTGAGCATATCCCTCACTCCAGTAGGGTAAGTTGTAATGCTCTGCAGCACTGCTGGCTTTGCTAGAATCCAATGTCATAAGGGGTATCCGAACGGCGGGCGGTTAGGGTATCTTTGCGCCAATTTTAAAACACATCGACATCTTTGAGTATCAGCTATGAGCACATCTAATCAAAGCACTGCTTTTCCACAAGGCCAGGGGTGGTTTACCGAAGTTTTTGATTCCGAAGGATCAGCCTTCTCTCTGAAAGTGAAAGAGAAGCTGGAAAGCGTACAAAGTGAATTTCAGACCATCGATATGTACGACACCGAAACCTACGGCAAGCTGATGGTGATCGACGGCTGCACCATGGTTTCTACCCGTGAGAACTTTGTGTATCACGAGATGATGTCACACGTGGCACTGTTCGCTCATAAAGACCCAAAACACGTAGCCATTATTGGTGGTGGCGACTGCGGCACCCTGCGCGAAGTACTGAAACACCCGGGTGTGGAAAAAGTGACCCAGATCGATATCGATGAAATGGTCACCCGCATGGCGGAGAAATATTTCCCAGAGCTGTGTGAATCTAACGCTGATCCACGCGCTGATATTCGTTTTGATGACGGCATTAAATGGGTGAAAGACTGCGCACCAGAATCGCTGGATATCATTATTATCGACAGCACCGACCCGGTTGGCCCAGCGGAAGGTTTATTCGCCGTCGATTTTTACCGCGATTGTTTTAAAGCCCTGCGTGAAGGCGGCATTGTGGTTCAGCAAAGTGAATCGCCGCTGTATCACAGCAACACCATTATTAAAGATATCCATGTGGATATGGCGACTGCCGGTGCGACGTCTTCTCACACCTTCCAGTTCCCGCAGGTGATTTATCCATCGGGTTGGTGGAGCTGCACACTGGCATGTAAAGGTGGTGATGCGACTGACTTCCGCATTGATGATGCGGTGAATAAAGAGTTCCGTACTGAATATTACAATGCTGATATTCATGCGGGTGGTATTGCTATACCGGAATTTATGAAGCGGTCTTTGGGAATTGAGGACTGATTCTTTTTAGTTGATTAAGCCCGGGCGAGCGCCCGGGTTTGAAGTGAAATTTTCATCATGCCTTTAAAAAAGTTCCCTGGCCACCAGAGTATAGAAAACTCACTCAGCCAGCCACATCATCGTTTTTCATATTATCGAAACGACAGATATAAAAATCAGATTTTGAAACATATTATCCAGGTATTCATAACGCTCAGCTAAAATGCGCTGCGATAGTTGCGTGATCTTTACCCAAGAAAACGGATACCGAAATCTAATTAAGATTGAGGTGTCCGTTTTATCGGGAAAGATCATAACGATTTTTGAGCAACTTGTTATAACTTACTTGGTACGAAACCAAAATATAATCCCTGACAATAAAGCAACCACCATTGTCGGGATGCTCATAATCATAAGTGCTACGCCAAATCCCTGATGGCGCTCGCCAAACACGGCTATAAAACCTAAGGCTGAAACCAATGCAATTATTACAGCTACACCAGTACAGGAGACCATAACATTTACAAAATATTTGAAGCTCAACGTGCCGAAAATGTATTTGAAAACCGGATAACCGATAAGTGCAGCGGCAAGCATCACTGGTAAGCCAAAAATTAATGCGTAAACGCCGAAAACAAGACCAGCGAACACACCCGACTGATCAGACCAGCCGGCACTCAGAGGAATGACGACTGCGAATACCAATAGGTACGCATATATCATTGCAAATACAAAATCTTTTATCTTTAGCTCAACATTCATTACGAGTTATAACGCCTGCCAGCAATGGCGGGTGATACGAGCACAGCCAGTTTGCTGGCGAATTGGCTGACTTTGTTATACGAGTTATTGAGTATGATAGACATTCTCTATCTCACACTTTTTTTTCGATACTATCACTTCAGGTGTGCCACCTAGCATGACTGCTGAAATAGTCCCAAGAACAACCCAGGAATCATCATCGAGATCTTCTATTTTATACGGCTGAGAGCTATTCCAAGAAGTTGGATAACTTTCTTTTATAGCAAGCATGCCATTCGTAAAGGCCTTCGACTTAGTACACTCATTAGTATCACTTTCAGCAAAACTATTCAGGCTAATGAATGATACGATCATTAAAATTAACTTATCCATTTCGTATAACGCCTCAATAACCGACAGCTGGAGCGGAGCGAAGCGCAGTGTAAGCTATCCGGCACCGAAGGTGTGAGTTGATTGACTTGTTAAATGTTTTACTCAAGATTAAACCTTTTAGTACCGACACGCCGCAGTGCTATAAAGTAATAAACTAGAGTTGAAGTAACAAACACAACTGAGAGAGCGACTACCAATGGCCACCAACTTTTAGCACTTGCAGAATAAGCAAGTATAGCGAATAGACCGCTGCCTAATGCTGCGCCCAAAATAAGGCCTAACCATTGCCCGCCCACAGTTAATTGAGCACCGCACCCTTTACACTGCACTTTCGAGCCAAAAGCTGCAATCTTAAGCTTTTCTAATTTTGATACTGTGTCTGCTCTACAATCTGGGCATTCTAACTTCGGCTTCATAGACATTTAACGCCCAAAGCAGCGGCGCGCGTTCGCGCGCCCAGCCCGCAGAGCGATTCTGCCTTTGTTTGTTAAGTGTTTTAATACAATTTTGACCATGAGTTCCAATCGTCCTCATTGCGCAAATATACCAACAAAGGCAAATGTTCCATTTTTTCGGGATACGGAACTGCCAACATTTCCTCTTTGTAGCTGCGATGATTCTGTGAATAATTTGCAAGTAAGTTTGTTAGGGCAACGTTTGCAACTTCCCTTGCATCTTCGCTGGGCTCACCGTCGAATATAAAGCGTACAGCGAAGTCTTGGCCATCCTTGGATAGCTTGAAAGACACCGCCCTAAAAGAAGGGGCTACTTCACCTAGAAGTGCTCCTTGAGCGTACTGCATTAGTTTTAAATCGTGCTCAGTTCTCATAGACATTTAACGCCTTGCTCACCGGAAAATTAGGAGCGAAGCGAATAATTTTTCCGAGTGCAGCAACTTGCATGGTTCAATTTGCCAACAAATTTGCACTATTAATCCCAGCAATCACAGTCTTCACCGCATCCTCCTGGCATAAAGCAGTTTGGATCTACGGGAGGGTCACTTAAATCATTTGCTTGATATGGAGGACGTGAAGTTCCTTGAAGCAACTTTGAATTTTCCCAAGAGTAGATAACTCCAATATCTCGTTCATTGCAATGATAGCAATGCATTTCCAAATTAAAGTTCTGATAGAGAAAATCGTACACGAGCTCTCTCATCTTAAGGGGACTCACGTAAAACCATTCAGATTTTCGCCCTGATGTTTCATGAGGTATACAGGAATATAGTTTACTCAGAAGATCCTTTACTGAATCCTCTATAGCAGCCACTCTTTTAGGATGAACCCCGTCTTTAATTTTGAAAGCACAAAGAAGCGTATAGAAAGGGTTTTGGCTTCCACTTGCTCTTGTTCCTAAAGAGCCTGTCGTTAATCCAATTTTGGCCATATTTGGGCGCTGAGTATCAACTCCAATATAGATCCAATTTTCCGTAGAATTCTCTTGCCTTAGCCTTTCGTTCTCAAGCCATTCCATTTTGTAGTCATGCCCAAAAGCTCTACCTGCCATTCGAACCTCTCAATATACTAATCATGTGCTTACACTTCTGAGAAACCTAACATTTTATTCGTGTGCGTGCCTGATATCTTAGCAAGGACTTTTCGAGCTTACAGTTGCAACTAACTGAATTTTCTCTAAAACCTTCATTAGCAAGACCACCCCTTCCAGAAAATCGTGCACGCACACTATTTCGGTTGCGATACACCTACTATCTTGTAAACCTTATCCGCAACTCATTGATTCTATTAGTATTTAAAATATCACTAGCAGAAAATTCGGGCAAGCACGCAAGCAAACCGCCATCGCCAGTTATAACCGGCGCGGCAGTAAAGATAGCCAACTTAGATAATTAGCTCCAAACAGGATTAAGACTTTCCAGCTCAGCCATCATAGTCGCTTTATGCCCTTCCGTTCGCGGTAAAATTCGTTGCAGATAGAAGTTCGCTAACTGAATTTTTTGCTGCAGGAACTCATCACTGAATTCTGAGCGTCCAGCCTGCAATAACTCACTGGCTTCTACTGCTGATTTCAAATGGAAATACCCCAGCGCCACATAACCGGAATACATCAGAAAATCGAAACTGGCCGCTCCGGCTTCGTCGTGATTCTGCATCGCTTTCATGCCCACTTTCATACTCAGACCCGGCCATTCTTTGGCAAAACCATGCAACCGCTGAGCAAACTTAGTTAGTTGTGGATGCTCCAGGTTATCTTTGCATAATAAGTGTATTTTTTTGGTGAATAACCGCAGACTGGCGCCCTGATTACCCAGCACTTTACGGCCCAATAAATCCAGCGCCTGAATGCCGGTAGTGCCTTCGTACAAGGTAGCAATCCGCCCATCACGATAGAGTTGTTCCACGCCATTTTCAGAGATAAAACCATGACCACCATATACCTGAATGGCATGGCTGGCACTTTCCAAACCAGCTTCAGTACAAAAGCCTTTGGCGATGGGGGTTAATAACTCCAGCAATAACCCGGCGTCTTTATCATCCGGATTGGCCGCCAGTTGATCTAACAACTGTGCACAATAATTCGCCAATGCACGACCACCAT is from Bacterioplanoides sp. SCSIO 12839 and encodes:
- a CDS encoding NTF2 fold immunity protein — translated: MDKLILMIVSFISLNSFAESDTNECTKSKAFTNGMLAIKESYPTSWNSSQPYKIEDLDDDSWVVLGTISAVMLGGTPEVIVSKKKCEIENVYHTQ
- a CDS encoding GIY-YIG nuclease family protein gives rise to the protein MAGRAFGHDYKMEWLENERLRQENSTENWIYIGVDTQRPNMAKIGLTTGSLGTRASGSQNPFYTLLCAFKIKDGVHPKRVAAIEDSVKDLLSKLYSCIPHETSGRKSEWFYVSPLKMRELVYDFLYQNFNLEMHCYHCNERDIGVIYSWENSKLLQGTSRPPYQANDLSDPPVDPNCFMPGGCGEDCDCWD
- the speE gene encoding polyamine aminopropyltransferase, whose translation is MSTSNQSTAFPQGQGWFTEVFDSEGSAFSLKVKEKLESVQSEFQTIDMYDTETYGKLMVIDGCTMVSTRENFVYHEMMSHVALFAHKDPKHVAIIGGGDCGTLREVLKHPGVEKVTQIDIDEMVTRMAEKYFPELCESNADPRADIRFDDGIKWVKDCAPESLDIIIIDSTDPVGPAEGLFAVDFYRDCFKALREGGIVVQQSESPLYHSNTIIKDIHVDMATAGATSSHTFQFPQVIYPSGWWSCTLACKGGDATDFRIDDAVNKEFRTEYYNADIHAGGIAIPEFMKRSLGIED